From Arachis hypogaea cultivar Tifrunner chromosome 3, arahy.Tifrunner.gnm2.J5K5, whole genome shotgun sequence:
atatttttaaaatataaaaaagagaaagtttagctagcaatatttttattcaaatttttatgaTATGATGACTTATGGCATTTAAGTTTTTCTAAATATAACGATGGTAAAGCATCTGTGATTAATTAGTAGATATTATCTTGTGATTGGATTGATTATGGGTGGGTGGAGATGGGGGAATTAAACGTAGGGTTAGATGGTGATGAGAGCAGTGTCCGCCACGAAATGGCGACGGTGTTTGGCCAATGCTGGGCCAAAACCTCTGCACTAATATAATGACGACGTCCTATGGCTTCCTTACGAGTTCTCAAATGCTCTATATCCACAttacaattcttttttttttttttaaatattttgccATCAAAATTACACTTAAATAAAATGTCGACAATTTTATTTCAGATAGGTGTTTTATTTTTCACACTCGTTTTATTAAAACATTTAAATAAACTTATtcctaattttattttctaaagatTCATTTTCACCGTATCCCCAAACACTTTCCAAGGCTGTAAATTACATAAGGTTTGTTTTCTATGAACACCTTCCAGTTTCAGCTTAAGAAAAGTCCAAATCAACTTCTATGACTTTCTAAATCCACGTGCCCAACTCCAAATCTTGCATACCAGTTAATTATTGAATAATCTTACTCCTACATGTCATCACTGAAATTCAGGATCAAAACATAGTTTTCTTAGGCATCGTAATTATAGGCATCGTAGAATGCCCAACCGTAGTTGTAGATATTATTTGAAACTAGAAATACAAAAGTAGAAGATTAATGTTTGATTTACGAAGGATTATGTCATAAAATAATTTGGTCTAAGAAAAATTTGATATTCTAATTTGATCttaaagaatattaatataatttaaatattaaaattaaatgtcACATGAATTTTGAAGATGAGTCCTAAATAGAAATAGTTGGTTTGATGAACTGTGAAGCAGCAGCGTAGGGTGGTGGTGCACGTGATTGGCTCATGTGGTTCCTGAAGAGATTAGCATTTAGCACTTTCACTTTGGCCACCTAATGGCCGCGTCCACCGCCACCAGCTAACAACCGCGTTCTGCTTTGTTATTGCTGGCTCCCCCTTACAGCACACAATGTTGAATAAATCATCTCCtacattttcaaaatttgatatggCCAATTATTTAAAAGGATTAGGGTTcgtttgaaaagttttaaaaattattttgttgagtttttgatttataaaaaataatagcattaatatttgatgtaatttttaaaattaaattataatatagaattaaattattttttaagttgttGTTTAATGATGTAGAATTacacattttttaataattaaatactaattaaattTCAATGAAAATACTGCACTGagactttttcataaataaataataaataagcaaAATGGTAAGAAAGAAAAGTAGTcacctttcttctctctctttcttcttctcttccacaATATAAGAGACCAAGTCCAAAtatcacttctcaaaatcaatcaAAGCTCCCACACTTTCCATtcatctatctctctctctctctctctctctctctctctctctctctctctctctgttcgcCATGGACTTCTTCCACCGCGCCAAGGTGGTGCGTTTCCGCAGCCACCACGACAAGTACCTCACCGCCGACGACGATGAAGAATCCGTCGTCCAAGACCGCAACGGCGCCACCAAGAGCGCCAAGTGGCTCGTCGAAATAGTTCCCGAATACGACAACATCGTACGCCTCAAAAGCTGCTACAACAAGTACCTCACGGCATCAAACCAGCCCTTCCTCCTCGGCGTCACCGGCCGGAAGGTCCTCCAAACCCACCCCTCAAGACTTGACTCCTCCGTCGAATGGGAACCCATCAGAGACGGCGCCCAGGTCAAGCTCAAGACCCGTTACGGCAACTTCTTGCGGGCCAACGGTGGCTTGCCGCCGTGGAGGAACTCCGTTACACATGATATTCCGCATCGGACTTCCACTCAGGATTGGGTCTTGTGGGATGTTGATGTGTTGGAGATTCATGTTGATTATGTTCCTCCGCCTCCTCCTCCTACTCACTCTGATTCCCTCAATTTTGAATCGTCTACTCCTTCTGCTGTTGATGCCAAATCTGCTCAATTTTCTAGGCAGGAGGTATGCTTTTGgggaaaagttttgaaattt
This genomic window contains:
- the LOC112734007 gene encoding uncharacterized protein isoform X2, producing the protein MDFFHRAKVVRFRSHHDKYLTADDDEESVVQDRNGATKSAKWLVEIVPEYDNIVRLKSCYNKYLTASNQPFLLGVTGRKVLQTHPSRLDSSVEWEPIRDGAQVKLKTRYGNFLRANGGLPPWRNSVTHDIPHRTSTQDWVLWDVDVLEIHVDYVPPPPPPTHSDSLNFESSTPSAVDAKSAQFSRQESSDSYVGSPPKMEGRTIYYHVAEDDGEVDDENVQGYSLIFKGNGVEELTKKFEEETGLEGVIVCSRSPLNGKLYPLRLQLPPNNVMMQVVLVLQSSKVAKDFEAQGLL